A window from Borrelia sp. P9F1 encodes these proteins:
- a CDS encoding LPS-assembly protein LptD, translated as MQEFLYRNVFKKSFVILLSIAHSFILFAQSEKGKSTENQKLTLMQKANLKELELSSDEDLKKWALKEGIEEEDVSRIRELLLKKFGLSPNFFSKDGGQDGGRYKIIIKSTDNLENFTYQLTKDENIVFKGKVNLVIEDIKDNKKHNIKGDQIIFNRNTKKLFASGNVDYTLNLTPDEKLYFYGSELFVDFDSQNFLLKNGIIQKRMHKNLINHIVSFGGEVLKRLDNDTNILEGAFITTSKIPDPYYSIRASKIWVLPSGDFGVVNALFYMGKVPILYIPFFFKPGDSLFFNPSLGYSSRKGFTLFNTVYLFGKRTVSNEDASFLDFDFNSVYNSGKDPYIRNGYLTYFFSKDATSKVGKEHVKLIFDIYSNLGFYSGLDFDVGATLGNFKTFEGSFGLGFTRTLYKHSSTGAYRPFEEQSVNYSIFNFDNLNKGDIFGFEVPFRYLLKTKAEFLISDALLSVGFEHYSDPYVVIDFKNRLENSTLLSLLGSQKEYSETENMIKTFDWNLSSFYNRTFDDNTIVDYKLNNLGFSFKLADSDNLYSKDPLVKPKDIMDPTRKWFYLERVYIPYVDINFQKDLYSNSWAPLAGNKDKEMIITPEVKNIGEESDDVQDKKKKDEAKKIKEKGDLSKDLYVSPEVISSNDITNPDSFYIRLGINPYFKNNIFFDDSKVKSPQEFKYDVKSYLFDIKNKIDLKLHADFYNRLITFEEVVYLNTAEYNPLDKDYTLVDKEKKGEHSVINKINLELLPFIMYPAFSRSSVKVENKITLYLFDKKYDKEAKILDGKSSSVFWKSPETFHQEINVNLIYDYRYFTTSLSSLLKNTFENIYASSELKFSLEFPYLLQEVGIGVKYDKKFKEDDKSRLAKSATSPEESLRPTSPYKGLEMSPALYYKIEPKYLDYFKIALLAAYDPLINRVSELSFKLNAYDFELTFAMKDEFEYRYDKMLGDFSKVGTTTKLVPYLLDSRYKRDLYTFKFFEEKFSVGLGIDAGWKMNLQRFVDDNELWAEFSLRFKYTEFFELYFSTRSINTKTFKYFGGYMNQVDLEAVNIFSDLLKSFNFFDVQDRKESLFKIKKISTGFKFNFYDWKFVGEYDLNPDILKDSSSGKYSSIWRNNFSIYISWNFFEPVKASFESNSSTDYELLINRETKK; from the coding sequence ATGCAAGAGTTCCTATACAGGAATGTTTTTAAAAAATCTTTTGTAATATTACTAAGTATTGCTCATTCTTTTATTCTGTTTGCTCAAAGCGAGAAGGGAAAATCAACAGAGAATCAAAAGTTAACTTTAATGCAAAAAGCCAATTTGAAGGAGCTTGAACTTTCTAGTGATGAAGATTTAAAAAAGTGGGCCTTAAAAGAGGGTATTGAAGAAGAAGATGTTTCTAGGATACGAGAGTTACTCTTGAAAAAATTTGGGTTGTCTCCCAATTTTTTTTCAAAAGATGGAGGGCAAGATGGAGGCAGATATAAAATAATCATTAAGAGTACAGACAATCTTGAAAATTTTACATACCAGCTTACTAAGGATGAGAATATTGTATTTAAGGGGAAAGTTAATCTTGTTATTGAGGATATTAAAGATAATAAAAAGCATAACATCAAGGGTGATCAAATTATTTTTAATAGGAATACTAAAAAGCTCTTTGCTAGTGGAAATGTTGACTATACGCTTAATTTAACCCCTGATGAGAAGTTATATTTTTACGGTAGCGAATTGTTTGTTGATTTTGATTCCCAGAATTTTCTTCTAAAAAATGGAATTATTCAAAAGAGAATGCATAAAAATTTAATTAATCATATTGTTTCATTTGGGGGAGAGGTTTTAAAGAGATTGGATAACGATACAAATATACTAGAAGGGGCATTCATTACAACTAGTAAAATCCCAGATCCTTATTATTCTATTAGGGCTTCCAAAATATGGGTCTTGCCTTCTGGAGACTTTGGAGTTGTAAATGCCTTATTTTATATGGGCAAGGTCCCCATATTATATATTCCATTCTTTTTTAAACCGGGTGATAGTTTATTTTTCAATCCGTCTTTGGGATATTCTTCAAGAAAGGGTTTTACTCTTTTTAACACTGTCTATTTATTTGGAAAGAGGACTGTTAGTAATGAAGATGCTTCTTTCCTAGATTTTGACTTTAATTCAGTTTACAATTCGGGTAAGGATCCTTATATTAGAAACGGTTACTTGACTTATTTTTTTTCTAAGGATGCTACCTCTAAAGTAGGCAAGGAACATGTTAAATTAATTTTTGATATTTATTCTAATTTAGGATTTTATTCGGGTCTCGATTTTGATGTCGGTGCTACTTTAGGCAATTTTAAGACTTTTGAAGGTAGTTTTGGGTTAGGGTTTACAAGGACTTTATACAAACATAGTAGTACTGGAGCTTATCGGCCTTTTGAAGAGCAAAGTGTAAATTATTCTATTTTTAATTTTGATAATTTAAACAAGGGCGACATATTTGGATTTGAGGTTCCTTTTAGGTATTTATTGAAAACCAAGGCGGAATTTTTAATAAGTGATGCGCTTCTTTCAGTGGGTTTTGAGCACTATTCAGATCCTTATGTGGTAATTGACTTTAAGAATAGGCTAGAAAATTCGACACTTCTTTCCCTGCTTGGATCTCAGAAAGAATATTCAGAAACGGAAAACATGATAAAGACATTTGATTGGAATTTATCTTCTTTTTATAATCGAACTTTTGATGATAACACCATCGTTGATTATAAGCTAAATAACCTCGGGTTTAGTTTTAAATTGGCAGATTCTGATAACCTTTATAGTAAGGACCCTTTAGTAAAACCAAAGGACATTATGGATCCGACCAGGAAGTGGTTTTATCTAGAGAGGGTTTATATTCCTTATGTTGACATCAATTTTCAAAAAGATCTTTACAGCAATAGCTGGGCCCCTTTGGCTGGTAATAAAGATAAAGAAATGATTATTACTCCCGAGGTCAAAAATATTGGAGAGGAGAGCGATGATGTACAGGATAAAAAAAAGAAAGACGAAGCCAAGAAAATTAAAGAAAAGGGTGATTTAAGTAAGGATTTATATGTGTCTCCTGAAGTAATATCGTCAAACGACATTACTAATCCAGATTCTTTCTACATTAGACTTGGAATTAATCCTTATTTTAAAAATAATATATTCTTTGATGATTCTAAAGTTAAATCTCCCCAAGAATTTAAATATGATGTAAAAAGCTATTTGTTTGATATTAAAAATAAAATAGATTTAAAACTTCATGCTGATTTTTACAACCGACTTATTACTTTTGAAGAAGTTGTCTATTTAAATACTGCTGAGTATAATCCTCTAGACAAGGATTACACTTTAGTGGATAAAGAAAAGAAGGGGGAGCATTCAGTCATTAATAAAATAAATTTAGAATTGCTTCCTTTCATTATGTATCCTGCTTTTTCTAGAAGTAGTGTTAAGGTGGAAAACAAAATTACTCTTTATTTATTTGATAAAAAATATGATAAGGAAGCTAAAATTTTGGATGGGAAGAGTAGTAGTGTTTTTTGGAAGAGCCCCGAAACCTTTCATCAGGAGATAAACGTCAACTTGATTTACGATTACAGGTATTTTACTACTAGTCTTTCTAGCTTGCTAAAGAATACCTTTGAGAATATATATGCGTCTTCTGAACTTAAATTTTCTTTGGAGTTTCCTTATTTACTGCAGGAAGTAGGCATTGGGGTGAAGTATGATAAAAAATTTAAGGAAGATGATAAATCTAGGCTTGCGAAGTCAGCTACTAGTCCAGAGGAATCTTTAAGGCCAACTTCTCCTTATAAGGGTTTGGAGATGAGTCCGGCACTATACTATAAAATAGAGCCAAAGTATTTGGATTATTTTAAGATTGCCTTGTTAGCTGCTTATGACCCTTTGATTAATAGAGTTTCTGAACTTTCATTTAAGCTAAATGCTTACGATTTTGAACTCACGTTTGCAATGAAGGATGAATTTGAGTATAGATATGATAAAATGCTGGGTGATTTTTCAAAGGTGGGGACTACTACTAAGCTTGTTCCATATCTTTTGGATTCTCGGTATAAAAGGGATTTATATACTTTCAAATTTTTTGAAGAAAAATTTTCAGTTGGATTAGGAATAGATGCTGGGTGGAAAATGAACTTGCAAAGATTTGTTGATGATAATGAACTTTGGGCTGAATTTAGTCTTAGGTTTAAATATACTGAGTTTTTTGAATTGTACTTTTCTACGCGCTCCATTAACACAAAGACTTTTAAATATTTTGGAGGATACATGAATCAGGTTGATCTTGAAGCGGTTAACATTTTTTCAGATTTACTCAAGTCGTTCAATTTTTTTGATGTGCAGGATAGAAAGGAGTCATTATTTAAGATTAAAAAGATCAGTACAGGTTTTAAGTTTAATTTTTATGACTGGAAATTTGTAGGAGAATATGATTTAAATCCTGATATTTTAAAGGATTCTAGCAGTGGTAAGTATTCTTCTATATGGAGAAATAATTTTTCAATCTATATTTCCTGGAATTTCTTTGAACCCGTCAAGGCTTCATTTGAGAGTAATTCAAGCACGGATTATGAGCTTTTAATTAATCGCGAGACTAAGAAGTAG
- the uvrA gene encoding excinuclease ABC subunit UvrA: MNEKITVRGAKEHNLKNIDIDIPRNSLVVISGKSGSGKSSLAFDTIFAEGQRRYMESVSAYARQFLGVMKKPNVDYIGGLSPAISIEQRTISNNPRSTVGTITEIYDYYRLLFAKIGKPYCPNDGSLIEEQSLDKIINTVVNYAEEGSRVVLFAPIVMGAKGTHKKELERILNQGFNRVRVDFKDYLIEDAIGLSLDKNKKHNIEIVVDRIKLVGDLRIRLSESIETALSVSGGYLRVEIENGLEKIDKIFTEHNSCPLCGFSLPVIEPRLFSFNSPFGACSECSGLGVTLEFDFEKICPNLKLSFNDDAFITFKTTSSWAVAIFRGLSNHYGFNLDTPVKDIPEDVLRKILYGANEKIEFIYQSREVEGKEIDGGFHYSKEFEGLLSILKRRYLTTESESARLFYEGLMSRKICNACKGKRLSIAALSVKLCGKDIQELSNLSVTDSYSFFETIDLDEVDTKISKEILKEIKNRLKFLVDVGLSYLYLDRISGTLSGGEAQRIRLATQIGSALAGVLYVLDEPSIGLHQRDNEKLINTLINLKNLGNTVIVVEHDEQTLRTADYIVDIGPGAGIHGGEIVARGILSDVLNNENSLTGKYLGGLLKIDVPKARRKAGKGEIVLLGANKNNLKNIDVMVPLGLFTVITGVSGSGKSTLLNEILYPALDSRLKGNVNYFDGFKDITGYEQVDKIIQINQKPIGKTPRSNPSTYVGFFTEIRELFARLPESKARGFKAGRFSFNVKGGRCEKCQGAGSLNIQMHFLPDVFIPCDLCKGRKFNEETLEIRYKGKNIYDVLEMSVIEAKDFFENIPKVNHYLKILKEVGLEYIKLGQSSTTLSGGEAQRVKLAFELVKRSTGKTFYIIDEPTTGLHFDDIRKLLEVLQLLVENGNTVVLIEHNLDVIKQADYIIDLGPEGGLAGGGIVISGTPEEVSKCKSSYTGMFLKNLL, from the coding sequence TTGAATGAAAAAATTACTGTTAGAGGTGCAAAGGAACACAATTTAAAGAATATTGACATCGATATTCCAAGAAATAGTTTGGTGGTAATATCTGGAAAGAGTGGTTCTGGAAAGTCTTCTTTGGCTTTTGATACGATTTTTGCAGAAGGGCAGAGAAGGTACATGGAGTCTGTGTCGGCTTATGCAAGGCAATTTTTAGGAGTAATGAAGAAGCCCAACGTTGACTACATAGGTGGACTCTCTCCTGCTATTTCTATTGAGCAGAGGACAATAAGTAATAATCCAAGATCAACAGTTGGAACAATAACTGAGATTTATGACTATTACAGATTATTGTTTGCAAAAATTGGAAAGCCATATTGTCCAAATGATGGGAGTTTGATAGAAGAACAATCTCTAGATAAAATAATCAATACTGTTGTAAATTATGCTGAGGAAGGATCTAGAGTTGTCTTATTTGCGCCCATTGTTATGGGAGCAAAGGGTACTCATAAAAAGGAGCTTGAGAGAATATTAAATCAAGGATTTAATAGAGTAAGAGTGGATTTTAAAGATTATTTAATAGAAGATGCTATTGGTTTAAGTTTAGACAAAAATAAGAAGCACAATATCGAAATCGTAGTAGATAGAATAAAATTAGTTGGAGATTTAAGAATTAGACTTTCAGAGTCCATTGAAACTGCTTTGTCTGTTTCTGGTGGGTATTTGCGGGTAGAAATTGAAAATGGTTTAGAAAAGATAGATAAGATCTTTACAGAGCATAATAGTTGTCCTTTATGTGGATTTTCTCTGCCCGTAATAGAGCCAAGACTTTTTTCTTTCAACAGTCCATTTGGGGCTTGTAGTGAGTGTTCTGGTCTTGGAGTTACACTTGAATTTGATTTTGAAAAGATTTGTCCTAATTTGAAACTTTCTTTTAATGATGATGCATTTATTACATTTAAAACTACTTCCTCATGGGCTGTGGCAATTTTTAGGGGGCTTTCCAATCATTATGGGTTTAACCTAGATACACCTGTTAAGGATATCCCAGAAGATGTTCTCAGAAAGATTTTGTATGGGGCAAATGAAAAAATAGAATTTATTTATCAGTCTAGGGAAGTGGAGGGAAAGGAAATAGACGGGGGGTTTCATTATTCTAAGGAGTTTGAGGGACTTCTTTCTATTTTAAAGAGACGTTATCTTACAACGGAATCTGAGAGTGCTAGGCTTTTTTATGAGGGTTTAATGTCTCGCAAGATTTGCAATGCATGCAAAGGTAAGAGGCTAAGCATAGCGGCATTATCTGTTAAGTTATGTGGGAAGGACATTCAGGAGCTTAGCAATCTTTCTGTTACGGATTCTTATTCATTTTTTGAGACTATTGATCTTGATGAGGTCGATACAAAAATTTCTAAGGAAATTTTAAAAGAAATTAAAAATAGACTTAAATTTTTAGTGGATGTGGGGCTTTCTTATTTGTATCTGGATAGAATATCTGGAACCCTTTCGGGGGGTGAAGCGCAACGCATTAGGCTTGCTACTCAAATAGGCTCAGCACTTGCTGGGGTCCTTTATGTGCTTGATGAGCCTAGTATTGGATTGCATCAAAGAGATAATGAAAAATTAATAAATACTCTTATTAATTTAAAAAATCTTGGAAATACAGTAATCGTTGTAGAACACGATGAACAAACTCTGCGTACTGCTGATTATATTGTCGACATTGGTCCTGGGGCTGGAATTCATGGAGGTGAAATAGTTGCTAGGGGGATTTTGTCTGATGTTTTAAACAATGAAAATAGTCTTACTGGGAAGTATTTAGGTGGATTACTTAAAATAGATGTTCCAAAGGCAAGACGTAAAGCGGGGAAGGGAGAAATTGTGCTCTTAGGAGCCAATAAAAACAATTTAAAAAATATTGATGTTATGGTTCCTTTAGGTCTTTTTACTGTAATAACAGGAGTTTCTGGGAGTGGGAAGAGTACTCTTTTAAATGAGATATTATACCCAGCGCTTGATAGTAGGTTAAAAGGTAATGTGAATTATTTTGATGGATTTAAAGATATTACTGGGTATGAACAGGTCGATAAGATCATTCAGATAAATCAGAAACCAATAGGTAAGACGCCTAGGTCAAATCCATCGACTTATGTTGGGTTTTTTACAGAAATAAGAGAACTTTTTGCAAGGCTTCCAGAATCCAAGGCTAGGGGATTTAAGGCTGGAAGATTTTCTTTTAATGTTAAGGGGGGCAGGTGCGAAAAATGTCAAGGGGCAGGCTCTTTAAACATTCAAATGCACTTTTTGCCGGATGTTTTTATTCCTTGCGATTTGTGTAAGGGTAGAAAATTTAATGAAGAAACCCTAGAGATAAGATACAAGGGTAAAAATATTTATGATGTTTTAGAAATGAGCGTAATTGAAGCTAAAGATTTTTTTGAAAATATTCCAAAAGTAAATCATTATTTGAAAATATTAAAGGAAGTTGGTCTTGAGTATATTAAATTAGGTCAATCATCAACAACTCTTTCGGGAGGGGAAGCTCAGCGCGTTAAATTGGCTTTTGAACTTGTAAAGCGGAGCACAGGGAAAACTTTTTATATTATTGATGAACCCACAACGGGTTTGCATTTTGATGACATAAGAAAATTGTTGGAAGTGTTGCAGCTTCTTGTTGAAAATGGAAATACGGTAGTTCTTATAGAGCATAATTTAGACGTAATAAAACAGGCAGATTACATAATCGATTTAGGACCTGAGGGTGGATTGGCTGGGGGTGGTATTGTTATATCAGGAACCCCTGAAGAGGTTTCAAAATGCAAGAGTTCCTATACAGGAATGTTTTTAAAAAATCTTTTGTAA